The following coding sequences lie in one Panicum virgatum strain AP13 chromosome 6N, P.virgatum_v5, whole genome shotgun sequence genomic window:
- the LOC120678449 gene encoding uncharacterized protein LOC120678449, which yields MEIPTAVVHRIQSTLREAAGGPAADAAPAPPFPTVADAVAAFDSGAATGAVRCGRCGAAGGLLRGAKSALCAYCGCPRRGEEVEGGGIAFRDGAAYRWLLGSLGLDGSEFVEFDSDTTGSNKSKEAPSSGMIISVLLDLKLTCLPENKETPANSITKEQSSSVDTLNLSAANLDSFFVERKEEMTAAASLPQTYTVVQEKKRTDNKSHESSRLEVHAASKGLMSSQRTNQIEANPAFASWDADFHSASSGSATGDSNQPDLFKSSSAAEFSFPAPAIATNPAVGTENKTSMKSAILEHHSEDLASASDVSFEDNLSNQKVAPVLESNGGIVPENSAPECTDSSFDTNFAKSDQSPGRDDTGVNDDEAFDDWQDFAGSGNQGSLSNEGEHIVEPLKRYSSDIKTMDPLPVGSMESTSNANEDSSDDWRAFASISGQQGDLVNSVEGLTSGDGQDLVRSVGEKMSSISLEHSKEVNPVDLWPVGNVKLQNTAETGKETDDSFDDWQDFSTSGQVQPTSLNKTADMMEVPKANHRETDMDSWFMGDFREPANASIENKNNMLDDWQGFTGSDPAHQTSSSTGGGMMSALSEQHEGTVAVQSWVHGSNKEAAQTSPTNAESDAYDIWQDFSKSGNLQENMSNLGREVTSVSPEPAKEIDSLDLWLTSNFKESKSSEGVGRIDASSDGWQDFASFDQTQTNTKIPGEGNLVKDPSGTETLDLWASSHANEKKTEQISEDNDPFDDWQGFQNFHPLQTSVQVSSDASLFDIPSASRPDALGGMEFDSVLQLASSENKKEDPNESKSVPSDEHLKSTNGMQQMGNVDPLSSLWPTNSLGNNAIRKQESVNANVEQLLAQMHDLSFMLKDELSVPDKPVEHSKP from the exons ATGGAGATCCCCACCGCCGTCGTCCACCGCATCCAGTCCACGCTCCGCGAGGCTGCCGGCGGCCCCGCCGCAGACGCTGCGCCCGCCCCTCCCTTCCccaccgtcgccgacgccgtcgcGGCCTTCGACTCTGGCGCCGCCACGGGGGCAGTCCGGTGCGGGCGCTGCGGCGCCGCGGGAGGGCTGCTCCGCGGCGCCAAGTCCGCGCTATGCGCCTACTGCGGGTGCCCCAGGCGCGGGGAGGAGGtggaaggcggcggcatcgcctTCCGCGACGGCGCGGCCTACCGGTGGCTGCTTGGCTCGCTTGGGCTCGACGGATCG GAGTTTGTAGAGTTTGATAGTGATACTACGGGTTCAAATAAAAGCAAGGAAGCACCAAGCAGTGGGATGATCATATCTGTTCTACTGGACTTAAAACTTACTTGCCTCCCTGAGAATAAGGAAACACCTGCAAATTCCATAACAAAGGAGCAATCTTCTTCTGTGGATACACTAAATTTATCAGCTGCTAACCTAGACTCATTTTTCgttgaaagaaaagaagagatgaCTGCTGCTGCTTCTCTTCCGCAAACTTATACTGTGgtgcaagaaaagaaaagaacggATAACAAAAGCCATGAATCTTCAAGATTAGAGGTGCATGCAGCATCTAAAGGATTAATGAGTTCTCAAAGAACAAACCAGATAGAAGCTAATCCAGCATTTGCAAGTTGGGATGCTGATTTTCATTCTGCTAGCTCAGGAAGTGCCACAGGAGACTCCAATCAACCTGATCTATTTAAGAGCTCTTCTGCTGCTGAGTTTAGTTTCCCAGCTCCTGCAATTGCCACTAACCCTGCAGTAGGTACTGAAAATAAAACAAGTATGAAAAGTGCCATCCTAGAACATCATTCAGAAGATTTGGCTTCAGCAAGCGATGTTTCATTTGAGGATAACCTTTCTAATCAAAAGGTTGCCCCTGTCTTGGAGAGCAATGGTGGAATTGTTCCTGAAAATAGTGCTCCTGAGTGCACTGACTCCTCTTTTGATACGAATTTTGCTAAGAGCGATCAATCGCCTGGAAGGGATGATACTGGAGTCAATGATGATGAAGCTTTTGATGACTGGCAAGATTTTGCAGGAAGTGGTAATCAGGGAAGCCTATCGAATGAGGGAGAACATATAGTGGAGCCTTTAAAGAGATATTCATCTGACATAAAAACAATGGATCCCTTGCCAGTAGGTAGCATGGAATCAACTAGCAATGCTAATGAAGACTCCTCTGATGATTGGCGAGCCTTTGCCTCTATTTCTGGTCAACAAGGAGATTTAGTCAATTCGGTGGAGGGATTAACAAGTGGCGATGGACAAGATTTGGTGAGATCAGTTGGAGAGAAAATGAGCAGCATCTCGCTTGAACATTCTAAAGAAGTTAATCCTGTTGATTTGTGGCCTGTTGGCAATGTTAAATTACAAAACACGGCGGAAACGGGTAAGGAAACAGATGATTCTTTTGATGATTGGCAAGATTTTAGTACCTCTGGTCAAGTGCAGCCTACTTCGTTGAATAAAACTGCAGACATGATGGAAGTCCCAAAAGCCAATCACAGAGAAACAGACATGGATTCATGGTTCATGGGAGATTTTAGGGAGCCAGCAAATGCTAGTATAGAGAATAAGAATAATATGTTGGACGATTGGCAAGGCTTCACTGGTTCTGATCCAGCGCATCAAACTTCATCTAGTACAGGTGGGGGAATGATGAGTGCTTTGTCTGAGCAGCATGAAGGAACTGTTGCTGTGCAATCCTGGGTGCATGGCAGCAATAAGGAAGCTGCACAGACATCCCCAACAAATGCAGAAAGTGATGCATATGATATTTGGCAAGATTTTTCTAAGTCAGGCAACCTGCAAGAAAATATGTCTAATCTTGGGAGGGAAGTTACTAGTGTCTCACCTGAGCCAGCTAAAGAAATTGATTCTTTGGATTTGTGGCTAACCAGCAACTTCAAGGAATCCAAAAGCAGTGAAGGTGTTGGGAGAATTGATGCCTCATCTGATGGATGGCAGGATTTTGCCAGCTTTGATCAAACTCAGACAAATACTAAAATTCCTGGAGAAGGAAACCTGGTGAAAGATCCTTCAGGAACTGAAACTTTGGACTTATGGGCCTCAAGTCATGCTAATGAAAAGAAAACTGAACAGATAAGTGAAGATAATGATCCATTTGATGACTGGCAAGGTTTCCAAAACTTCCATCCCCTGCAAACAAGCGTACAAGTTTCTTCAGATGCTTCATTATTTGATATACCCTCAGCATCACGGCCTGATGCTTTAGGAGGAATGGAATTTGATAGTGTTTTGCAGCTAGCTTCATCTGAAAATAAAAAGGAGGATCCTAATGAATCCAAATCAGTTCCATCTGATGAACACTTGAAAAG CACAAATGGAATGCAGCAGATGGGCAATGTTGATCCACTATCTTCATTATGGCCAACTAATAGTCTTGGTAATAATGCCATTAGGAAACAAGAGTCTGTTAATGCAAATGTAGAACAGTTGCTTGCTCAGATGCATGATCTGTCCTTTATGCTCAAAGATGAACTTTCAGTCCCTGATAAACCTGTGGAGCATTCGAAGCCCTGA